Proteins from a genomic interval of Streptomyces sp. NBC_01445:
- the pdxH gene encoding pyridoxamine 5'-phosphate oxidase translates to MNSTRPTAPCVRQDDRVSDHHDHPDHHAPPNPAVMRAQYRPPGEGLLEEDVPARPMELFELWFNEATRARGVLYEPNAMVVSTADAAGRPSSRTVLLKAYDDRGFVFYTNYGSRKARDLAANHEIALLFPWHPMARQVIVSGTVAHTSREETAAYFRSRPRGSQLGAWASAQSQVLATRAELDTAYAELAERYPEGENIPVPDHWGGFRVTPRTVEFWQGRENRLHDRLRYVHEPSGAWRVERLGP, encoded by the coding sequence ATGAACTCCACGCGCCCGACTGCCCCATGCGTACGGCAGGATGACCGCGTGAGCGACCACCACGACCACCCCGACCACCACGCGCCCCCGAACCCCGCCGTCATGCGTGCGCAGTACCGCCCGCCGGGTGAAGGGCTCCTGGAGGAGGACGTCCCCGCGCGCCCGATGGAACTGTTCGAGCTCTGGTTCAACGAGGCCACGCGGGCGCGCGGCGTGCTGTACGAGCCGAACGCGATGGTGGTCTCCACGGCGGACGCGGCCGGCCGGCCGAGCTCGCGCACCGTGCTGCTCAAGGCCTACGACGACCGGGGCTTCGTCTTCTACACGAACTACGGCTCCCGCAAGGCCCGCGACCTGGCGGCGAACCACGAGATCGCGCTGCTCTTCCCCTGGCACCCGATGGCCCGCCAGGTCATCGTCTCCGGCACCGTCGCCCACACGAGCCGCGAGGAGACGGCCGCGTACTTCCGCTCGCGTCCGCGCGGCTCCCAGCTCGGCGCGTGGGCCAGCGCCCAGTCACAGGTCCTGGCCACGCGCGCCGAACTCGACACCGCGTACGCCGAACTCGCCGAGCGCTACCCGGAGGGCGAGAACATCCCGGTGCCCGACCACTGGGGCGGCTTCCGCGTCACCCCGCGCACGGTCGAGTTCTGGCAGGGCCGCGAGAACCGCCTCCACGACCGGCTCCGCTACGTCCACGAGCCGTCCGGCGCCTGGCGCGTCGAACGCCTGGGCCCCTGA
- a CDS encoding bifunctional DNA primase/polymerase, which translates to MEETIGVTSAVTSSVTSPPQIPKQRGEILLDAAVRYAEERHWDVFPGTWLEVDEGRQHCSCGDARCAAPGAHHAREDWANQATGSATAARRLWSKHPAASILLPTGRTFDAIDVPETAGFLALARMERMELTLGPVTCTPDRRMQFFVLPGAASKVPDLVRKLGWPPASLDLDALGEGAYVAAPPTRVGGRGAVQWACRPTAANRWLPDAEELISPLAYACGREGRR; encoded by the coding sequence GTGGAAGAGACCATCGGAGTCACCTCGGCAGTCACCTCGTCCGTCACCTCGCCTCCCCAGATCCCCAAGCAGCGCGGGGAGATCCTCCTCGACGCCGCCGTGCGCTACGCGGAGGAACGCCACTGGGACGTGTTCCCCGGCACCTGGCTGGAGGTCGACGAGGGCAGGCAGCACTGCTCCTGCGGCGACGCCAGGTGCGCGGCCCCCGGTGCCCACCACGCCCGCGAGGACTGGGCGAACCAGGCGACCGGGAGTGCGACCGCCGCCCGCCGGCTGTGGTCCAAGCACCCCGCCGCCTCGATCCTGCTGCCGACGGGCCGCACGTTCGACGCGATCGACGTGCCCGAGACCGCCGGGTTCCTGGCCCTGGCCCGCATGGAGCGCATGGAACTCACTCTCGGCCCGGTCACCTGCACCCCCGACCGCCGGATGCAGTTCTTCGTCCTGCCGGGCGCCGCCTCGAAGGTCCCCGACCTGGTCCGCAAGCTGGGCTGGCCGCCCGCCTCCCTCGACCTGGACGCGCTCGGCGAGGGCGCCTACGTCGCCGCGCCGCCCACCCGCGTCGGCGGCCGGGGCGCCGTCCAGTGGGCCTGCCGCCCCACCGCCGCGAACCGCTGGCTGCCCGACGCCGAGGAGCTCATCTCCCCGCTGGCGTACGCGTGCGGGCGGGAGGGCCGCCGGTAG
- a CDS encoding citrate synthase 2 — translation MSDPGLDPGPVPGFVPGLEGVVAFETEIAEPDKEGGALRYRGVDIEDLVGHVSFGNVWGLLVDGAFNPGLPPAEPFPIPVHSGDIRVDVQSALAMLAPVWGLKPLLDIDEAQAREDLARAAVMALSYVAQSARGQGRPMVPQREIDKADTVVERFMKRWRGEPDPKHVAAVDAYWTSAAEHGMNASTFTARVIASTGADVAAALSGAVGAMSGPLHGGAPSRVLGMIEEIERTGDADAYVRRALDKGERLMGFGHRVYRAEDPRARVLRRTARELGAPRFEVAEALEKAALAELHARRPDRVLATNVEFWAAIMLDFAEVPAHMFTSMFTCARTAGWSAHILEQKRTGRLVRPSARYIGPGTRDPRDIEGYGDISG, via the coding sequence ATGTCCGACCCCGGCCTTGACCCCGGCCCTGTCCCCGGCTTCGTGCCCGGCCTCGAGGGAGTCGTCGCGTTCGAGACGGAGATCGCCGAACCGGATAAGGAGGGCGGCGCCCTCCGGTACCGGGGCGTCGACATCGAGGATCTGGTCGGCCATGTCTCGTTCGGCAACGTCTGGGGCCTGCTCGTCGACGGGGCCTTCAACCCGGGCCTGCCGCCCGCCGAGCCGTTCCCCATCCCCGTCCACTCCGGCGACATCCGCGTCGACGTGCAGTCCGCGCTCGCCATGCTCGCGCCCGTGTGGGGCCTGAAACCGCTGCTCGACATCGACGAGGCGCAGGCCCGCGAGGACCTCGCCCGCGCCGCCGTCATGGCCCTCTCGTACGTCGCCCAGTCGGCCCGCGGACAGGGCCGGCCGATGGTGCCGCAGCGCGAGATCGACAAGGCGGACACCGTCGTCGAGCGGTTCATGAAGCGCTGGCGCGGCGAGCCCGACCCGAAGCATGTCGCCGCCGTCGACGCGTACTGGACGAGCGCCGCCGAGCACGGCATGAACGCCTCCACGTTCACCGCGCGCGTCATCGCCTCCACGGGCGCCGATGTCGCGGCCGCGCTCTCGGGCGCCGTCGGCGCCATGTCGGGCCCCCTGCACGGCGGCGCGCCCTCCCGCGTCCTCGGCATGATCGAGGAGATCGAGCGCACCGGCGACGCGGACGCGTACGTCCGCCGTGCCCTCGACAAGGGCGAGCGCCTCATGGGCTTCGGGCACCGCGTCTACCGCGCCGAGGACCCCCGCGCGCGCGTGCTGCGGCGCACGGCCCGCGAGCTGGGCGCCCCGCGCTTCGAGGTCGCCGAGGCGCTGGAGAAGGCGGCCCTCGCGGAGCTGCACGCCCGCAGGCCCGACCGGGTCCTGGCGACGAACGTGGAGTTCTGGGCGGCGATCATGCTGGACTTCGCGGAGGTCCCGGCGCACATGTTCACGTCGATGTTCACGTGCGCCCGCACGGCCGGCTGGTCGGCGCACATCCTGGAGCAGAAGCGCACGGGCCGCCTCGTCCGCCCCTCGGCCCGCTACATCGGCCCGGGCACCCGCGACCCGCGCGACATCGAGGGGTACGGGGACATCTCGGGCTGA
- the purU gene encoding formyltetrahydrofolate deformylase, which translates to MNEQSPASGVAGGEQYVLTLSCPDKRGIVHAVSSYLFMTGCNIEDSQQFGDHDTGLFFMRVHFSADAPVTAEKLRASFAAVGDSFHMDWQIHRSAERMRVVLMVSKFGHCLNDLLFRASIGALPVDIAAVVSNHTDFAELVKSYDIPFHHIPVTKDNKPEAEAQILDVVRAEGVELVVLARYMQVLSDDLCKELSGRIINIHHSFLPSFKGAKPYHQAHARGVKLIGATAHYVTADLDEGPIIEQEVERVGHDVTPDQLVAIGRDVECQALARAVKWHAERRILLNGRRTVVFT; encoded by the coding sequence ATGAATGAGCAGTCCCCCGCGTCCGGCGTCGCCGGCGGCGAGCAGTACGTCCTGACTCTCTCCTGCCCCGACAAGCGGGGCATCGTGCACGCCGTGTCGAGCTATCTCTTCATGACCGGCTGCAACATCGAGGACAGCCAGCAGTTCGGCGACCACGACACGGGCCTGTTCTTCATGCGGGTCCACTTCTCGGCGGACGCGCCCGTCACCGCGGAGAAGCTGCGGGCCAGCTTCGCCGCGGTCGGCGACTCCTTCCACATGGACTGGCAGATCCACCGCTCCGCGGAGCGGATGCGCGTCGTCCTGATGGTGTCGAAGTTCGGCCACTGCCTGAACGACCTGCTGTTCCGCGCCAGCATCGGCGCCCTGCCGGTCGACATCGCGGCGGTCGTCTCGAACCACACGGACTTCGCCGAGCTCGTGAAGTCGTACGACATCCCCTTCCACCACATCCCGGTGACGAAGGACAACAAGCCCGAGGCCGAGGCGCAGATCCTCGACGTGGTGCGCGCGGAGGGTGTCGAACTGGTCGTCCTGGCCCGTTACATGCAGGTCCTCTCGGACGACCTGTGCAAGGAGCTGAGCGGCCGGATCATCAACATCCACCACTCGTTCCTGCCGAGCTTCAAGGGCGCCAAGCCGTACCACCAGGCACACGCGCGGGGCGTGAAGCTGATCGGCGCGACCGCGCACTATGTGACGGCCGACCTCGACGAAGGCCCGATCATCGAGCAGGAGGTCGAGCGCGTCGGCCACGACGTGACACCGGACCAGCTCGTGGCGATCGGCCGTGACGTGGAGTGCCAGGCACTCGCCCGCGCCGTGAAGTGGCACGCGGAGCGCCGGATCCTGCTGAACGGGCGCCGGACGGTCGTCTTCACCTGA
- a CDS encoding SCO4402 family protein, with translation MTVQSSEKSSRRGRRSSTMGGMPLNDMPWWRWRSNVRSALHMLSDPAFQRDVWLAGVDGFGDVTDAVYRLVEDTWLDNWSAEKYVGTIFRDSQEAQLVDTAVLRVLRIMHQVGPDAPVSAYLDHHAWPEAVHSARDAHVVLATSDGDDPDAAPRTLEVLRIMTRAA, from the coding sequence ATGACCGTGCAAAGCTCGGAGAAGTCTTCCCGTCGCGGCCGTCGCTCCTCCACCATGGGCGGCATGCCACTCAACGACATGCCGTGGTGGCGCTGGCGCAGCAATGTGCGCTCCGCGCTGCACATGCTCTCCGACCCCGCGTTCCAGCGGGACGTCTGGCTCGCGGGCGTGGACGGGTTCGGGGACGTCACCGACGCCGTGTACCGCCTCGTCGAGGACACCTGGCTCGACAACTGGTCCGCCGAGAAATACGTCGGCACGATCTTCCGGGACTCCCAGGAGGCGCAGCTCGTCGACACCGCGGTGCTGCGCGTGCTGCGGATCATGCACCAGGTGGGCCCGGACGCCCCCGTCTCCGCCTATCTCGACCACCACGCGTGGCCGGAAGCGGTGCACTCCGCGCGGGACGCGCACGTCGTGCTCGCCACGAGCGACGGCGACGACCCCGACGCGGCGCCCCGCACGCTCGAGGTCCTGCGGATCATGACGCGGGCGGCCTGA
- a CDS encoding ABC transporter substrate-binding protein — protein sequence MTGRRRTTTSRTSRSLRSTVLSAAVWAACASLVAGCGLVSDITGSSKDPITVMTWAPEKTQATNMPGMPAMARAYARWVNAHGGIGGRDLRVITCNDNNDTVGAARCARDAVEQQAVAVVGSYSQHARSFLAPLESAGIPYIGGYGVTDEEFASPLSYPVNGGQPALMAGNGRQLAAAGCDRTSLVRPDTVAGDQLPLLLDTGLSAGRDKAFDVRAAEDATDYTEQARQALLRAGADPVGKGCVTAVLGDRTDTFFDSFRRTRDSYPKVRISTVLGSVDQTVIDRSGGKSGVYEGAYVTGWYPVATDRRWATMRKVISEQAFGDNRIDPADAGVQTTWIAYTVLKQVIESLGNGDVTSHTVREALDGGLKVRTGGLTPTLSWRFEDMIAARGFPRLVNADVTFQVVRDGRLVAARRGLVDVSRTLEATPTG from the coding sequence ATGACTGGCCGTCGCCGCACCACCACCTCGCGTACCTCGCGCTCTCTCCGTTCCACCGTGCTTTCGGCGGCGGTGTGGGCGGCTTGCGCGTCGCTCGTCGCCGGGTGCGGACTCGTCTCCGACATCACCGGGAGCTCCAAGGACCCCATCACGGTGATGACGTGGGCGCCCGAGAAGACCCAGGCGACCAACATGCCCGGCATGCCCGCCATGGCGCGCGCCTACGCGCGCTGGGTCAACGCCCACGGCGGCATCGGCGGCCGCGACCTCAGGGTCATCACCTGCAACGACAACAACGACACCGTGGGCGCCGCCCGCTGTGCCAGGGACGCCGTCGAGCAGCAGGCTGTCGCGGTCGTCGGCTCCTACAGCCAGCACGCCCGCTCCTTCCTCGCCCCGCTGGAGTCCGCCGGCATCCCGTACATCGGTGGCTACGGCGTCACCGACGAGGAGTTCGCCAGCCCCTTGTCGTATCCGGTCAACGGCGGCCAGCCCGCCCTGATGGCCGGAAACGGACGGCAGCTGGCCGCCGCGGGCTGCGACCGCACCTCGCTCGTGCGCCCCGACACCGTCGCCGGCGACCAGCTGCCGCTGCTTCTCGACACGGGCCTGTCCGCGGGCCGCGACAAGGCCTTCGACGTGCGCGCCGCCGAGGACGCCACCGACTACACGGAGCAGGCCCGCCAGGCGCTCCTGCGGGCCGGTGCCGACCCGGTCGGGAAGGGCTGCGTGACGGCGGTCCTCGGCGACCGCACGGACACGTTCTTCGACTCGTTCCGCCGCACCCGCGACTCGTATCCGAAGGTGCGGATCTCGACCGTCCTCGGCAGTGTCGACCAGACGGTCATCGACCGCTCGGGCGGCAAGTCGGGCGTCTACGAAGGGGCGTACGTCACCGGCTGGTACCCGGTGGCGACCGACCGGCGGTGGGCGACGATGCGCAAGGTCATCAGCGAGCAGGCGTTCGGCGACAACCGGATCGACCCGGCGGATGCCGGCGTGCAGACGACCTGGATCGCGTACACCGTCCTGAAGCAGGTCATCGAGTCACTCGGCAACGGTGACGTGACGTCGCACACGGTGCGTGAGGCGCTCGACGGCGGCCTGAAGGTGCGCACCGGCGGGCTGACGCCGACGCTGAGCTGGCGCTTCGAGGACATGATCGCGGCCCGCGGCTTCCCGCGGCTCGTCAACGCCGACGTCACCTTCCAGGTGGTGCGCGACGGGCGGCTCGTGGCCGCGCGCCGCGGACTCGTCGACGTGTCGAGGACGCTGGAGGCGACCCCGACGGGCTGA
- a CDS encoding metal-dependent transcriptional regulator, producing MSGLIDTTEMYLRTILELEEEGVVPMRARIAERLDQSGPTVSQTVARMERDGLVAVATDRHLELTDEGRRLATRVMRKHRLAECLLVDVIGLEWEQVHAEACRWEHVMSEAVERRVLELLRHPTESPYGNPIPGLEELGEKDGADPFLDEGMVSLADLDPGTDGKTVVVRRIGEPIQTDAQLMYTLRRAGIQPGSVVSVTASPGGVLVGSSGEAAELVADVASHVFVAKR from the coding sequence ATGTCCGGACTGATCGACACCACGGAGATGTATCTCCGCACCATCCTCGAGCTCGAAGAGGAAGGTGTGGTCCCCATGCGCGCCCGGATCGCCGAGCGGCTGGACCAGAGCGGCCCGACGGTGAGCCAGACCGTGGCCCGCATGGAGCGCGACGGCCTGGTGGCCGTCGCCACGGACCGCCACCTGGAGCTGACGGACGAGGGCCGCCGGCTCGCCACGCGCGTCATGCGCAAGCACCGCCTCGCCGAGTGCCTGCTCGTCGACGTGATCGGCCTGGAGTGGGAGCAGGTGCACGCCGAGGCCTGCCGCTGGGAGCACGTGATGAGCGAGGCGGTCGAGCGCCGCGTCCTCGAGCTGCTGCGCCACCCGACCGAGTCGCCGTACGGGAATCCGATCCCGGGGCTCGAGGAGCTGGGCGAGAAGGACGGCGCGGACCCGTTCCTCGACGAGGGCATGGTGTCCCTCGCCGACCTCGACCCGGGCACGGACGGCAAGACGGTCGTGGTGCGCCGGATCGGTGAGCCGATCCAGACGGACGCGCAGCTGATGTACACGTTGCGGCGTGCGGGCATCCAGCCGGGCTCCGTGGTCAGCGTGACGGCGTCGCCGGGCGGGGTCCTGGTGGGCAGCAGCGGTGAGGCTGCGGAGCTGGTGGCTGATGTCGCCTCGCACGTGTTCGTCGCCAAGCGCTGA
- a CDS encoding alpha/beta fold hydrolase — MVRRIDVTGAGGVSLAAWEFADPPKTGEVDQSPGVLLLHGLMGRASHWANTARWLSERHRAVALDQRGHGQSQKPPEGPYDREAYIQDAEAALEQLGLAPAVVIGHSMGALTAWQLAARRPDLVRAVIICDMRASALGAASQREWEDWFDAWPLPFATLGDVRKWFGEDDPWVERPQPSRGEFYAEVMAESPDGWRPVFDHRQMLVSRATWVYDAHWEELAQVRCPTLVVRGLDGELGRAESQEMVRVLPRGEYAEIADAGHLVHYDRPEALRSAIEPFLDGVLTS; from the coding sequence ATGGTGCGGCGCATCGACGTGACCGGGGCGGGCGGCGTGAGCCTCGCCGCGTGGGAGTTCGCCGACCCTCCCAAGACGGGTGAGGTCGACCAGTCCCCCGGCGTGCTGTTACTGCACGGCCTCATGGGCCGCGCCTCGCACTGGGCGAACACCGCCCGCTGGCTCTCGGAGCGCCACCGTGCCGTCGCGCTCGACCAGCGCGGCCACGGCCAGAGCCAGAAACCCCCCGAGGGTCCCTACGACCGCGAGGCGTACATCCAGGACGCCGAGGCCGCCCTCGAGCAGCTCGGCCTCGCGCCCGCCGTCGTCATCGGCCACTCCATGGGCGCGCTCACCGCCTGGCAGCTCGCCGCGCGCCGCCCCGACCTCGTACGGGCCGTGATCATCTGCGATATGCGGGCCTCCGCACTCGGGGCGGCCTCCCAGCGGGAGTGGGAGGACTGGTTCGACGCCTGGCCCCTGCCCTTCGCCACGCTCGGCGACGTACGGAAGTGGTTCGGCGAGGACGACCCGTGGGTGGAGCGGCCCCAGCCCTCGCGCGGTGAGTTCTACGCCGAGGTCATGGCGGAGAGCCCCGACGGCTGGCGGCCCGTGTTCGACCACCGGCAGATGCTCGTCTCCCGGGCCACGTGGGTCTACGACGCGCACTGGGAGGAGCTGGCCCAGGTCCGCTGTCCCACCCTCGTCGTCCGCGGCCTCGACGGCGAGCTGGGCCGCGCCGAGTCGCAGGAGATGGTCCGCGTCCTGCCCAGGGGCGAGTACGCGGAGATCGCGGACGCCGGGCATCTCGTGCACTACGACCGGCCGGAGGCGTTGCGCTCCGCGATCGAGCCCTTCCTGGACGGCGTGCTCACCTCGTAG
- a CDS encoding PAS domain-containing protein, with product MSASRRSGATDELGPDEPERDGADLLAALLDGMDAALCAFDADGIVTHWNREAERILGWSAAEAVGRRGFSGWAVRSADADEVEARLMAAMRAPGRQVHEFALLTKDGGRVLVRTQSSAVRGPDGKPAGLYCAFSEVHTQIDLERSIALSEALFEDAAWGVVLVDADLRPAVVNVHAARALGSSRTALLGRPLGDLISQGVEELESALAHVLAEGAPPAPAELWVTVRLPEGDARRCWRSGFVRLASPLTEEPVPLGVGWLFQDVTEAKQTEQEAAQLRFRANQLHRASRAAAECEDPAEAATIHLDFALAGFADHALIDLVVGDEQAYGGADGERTGPVRLARAAATPSGAPGPSLLVPRTTLPVRYLEGHPALQCVERTGSVRAGASGRDATRAREWAEARQWPEGTLHALCAVLRSRARTLGVVTFLRGPSRTQFERADATYAESVAARIAGTLDLARVLER from the coding sequence GTGAGTGCTTCCCGGCGTAGTGGGGCCACCGACGAGCTCGGGCCCGACGAGCCCGAGCGGGACGGGGCCGATCTTCTTGCCGCGTTGCTCGACGGGATGGACGCCGCGCTCTGCGCGTTCGACGCCGACGGGATCGTGACCCATTGGAACCGTGAGGCCGAGCGGATCCTCGGCTGGTCCGCGGCCGAGGCCGTGGGACGGCGCGGGTTCTCCGGATGGGCGGTGCGCAGCGCCGACGCCGACGAGGTCGAGGCCCGGCTGATGGCCGCGATGCGGGCACCGGGCCGGCAGGTCCACGAATTCGCCCTGCTCACCAAGGACGGCGGGCGCGTCCTCGTACGGACACAGTCCTCCGCCGTGCGCGGGCCCGACGGCAAGCCGGCCGGGCTGTACTGCGCGTTCAGCGAGGTGCACACACAGATCGACCTGGAGCGGTCGATCGCCCTGAGCGAGGCCCTCTTCGAGGACGCGGCCTGGGGAGTCGTCCTCGTCGACGCCGACCTGCGGCCCGCCGTCGTGAACGTGCATGCCGCGCGAGCGCTCGGCTCCAGCCGTACCGCGCTGCTCGGACGCCCCCTCGGCGACCTGATCTCGCAGGGCGTCGAGGAGCTGGAGAGCGCGCTCGCCCATGTGCTCGCGGAGGGCGCGCCGCCGGCCCCCGCCGAGCTGTGGGTGACGGTGCGGCTCCCGGAGGGCGACGCGCGCAGGTGCTGGCGCAGCGGCTTCGTGCGGCTCGCCTCACCGCTGACCGAGGAACCCGTACCGCTGGGCGTCGGATGGCTTTTCCAGGACGTCACCGAGGCCAAGCAGACGGAGCAGGAGGCTGCGCAGCTGCGCTTCCGGGCCAACCAGCTGCACCGGGCCTCGCGGGCCGCCGCCGAGTGCGAGGACCCGGCGGAGGCGGCGACCATCCATCTGGACTTCGCGCTGGCCGGGTTCGCCGACCACGCGTTGATCGATCTGGTGGTCGGGGACGAGCAGGCCTATGGGGGTGCCGACGGGGAACGTACGGGTCCGGTGCGCCTGGCGCGGGCCGCCGCGACGCCTTCGGGGGCGCCGGGGCCGAGCCTGCTGGTGCCCCGTACGACGCTGCCCGTGCGCTATCTGGAGGGCCACCCGGCGCTGCAGTGCGTGGAGCGCACGGGTTCGGTGCGGGCCGGCGCGAGCGGGCGCGACGCCACGCGGGCGCGCGAGTGGGCCGAGGCGAGACAGTGGCCCGAGGGCACGTTGCACGCCCTGTGCGCGGTGCTGCGCAGCCGGGCGCGGACGCTGGGCGTGGTGACGTTCCTGCGCGGGCCCAGCCGTACGCAGTTCGAGCGGGCCGACGCCACGTACGCGGAGAGCGTCGCGGCCCGGATCGCCGGGACTCTCGACCTGGCGAGGGTGCTCGAGCGGTAG
- a CDS encoding SIS domain-containing protein, translating into MSDSKLAGQYLDAAIGLLRRVRDEEDRNIAAAGTLIADTVAEGGRLFAFGAGHSSLAAQDVVYRAGGLALMNLLSVPGVVGVDVMPATLGSALERVDGLAGAVLDSSPVRAGDTLVIVSLSGRNSLPVEMAMNARALGLRVIGVTSVAYAEETKSRHVSGTFLKDHCDIVLDSKIEVGDAELTYDTVDAPFGPASTMVASALMQATMATAAAELADRGIQPPLLRSGNVDGGHEWNGRVFSEYGDRIFYRH; encoded by the coding sequence ATGAGCGACAGCAAGCTGGCCGGTCAGTACCTCGACGCCGCGATCGGCCTGCTGAGGCGGGTGCGCGACGAGGAGGACCGCAACATCGCGGCCGCCGGCACGCTCATCGCCGACACGGTCGCCGAGGGGGGCCGGCTCTTCGCGTTCGGCGCGGGGCACTCCTCGCTCGCCGCGCAGGACGTCGTCTACCGCGCGGGCGGTCTCGCCCTGATGAACCTGCTCTCCGTACCGGGGGTCGTCGGCGTCGACGTCATGCCCGCCACGCTGGGCTCCGCCCTGGAGCGTGTCGACGGGCTCGCGGGCGCCGTCCTCGACTCCAGCCCGGTCCGCGCGGGCGACACCCTGGTGATTGTCTCGCTGTCCGGCCGCAACTCCCTGCCCGTGGAGATGGCCATGAACGCGCGCGCACTGGGCCTGCGCGTGATCGGCGTGACGTCCGTGGCGTACGCCGAGGAGACGAAGTCCCGCCATGTGTCGGGGACGTTCCTCAAGGACCACTGCGACATCGTCCTCGACTCGAAGATCGAGGTCGGCGACGCGGAGCTCACGTACGACACCGTCGACGCCCCCTTCGGGCCGGCCTCCACGATGGTGGCCAGCGCGCTGATGCAGGCCACCATGGCGACGGCCGCGGCCGAGCTCGCCGACCGCGGCATCCAGCCGCCGCTCCTGCGCTCCGGGAACGTGGACGGCGGCCACGAGTGGAACGGCCGCGTCTTCAGCGAGTACGGCGACCGGATCTTCTACCGGCACTGA
- a CDS encoding transcriptional regulator, with product MAARPLVARQPNERLQALIQEAGCSNAGLARRVNMCGSEHGLDLRYDKTSVARWLRGQQPRGRAPGIIAEAIGRKLGRAVTIDEIGMANGKNLASGVGLQFSPTVLGAIEQVCELWRSDVGRRDFLSGSSVASSALVEPSRDWLISVPDSQVARSAGPRVGASDVAAVRAMTQALTNLDHQYGSGHVRPVVVHYLNSVVSGLLAGSYREAVGRELFAAVARLTELAGYMAVDTGQPGLAQRYYIQSLRLAQAAGDRGYGGYVLAASMSHLAAQLGNPREIAQLARAAQEGARGRVTPRAEAMFYAAEARGHALLGDARATQAVAGSALAALERAEPDSGDDPAWIAHFDAAYLADELAHCYRDLGQAEAARRQAEASLAGHPQSRARRRAIGLVLLATAQVQQREVEQACQTGTRAVELLGTLRSNRGAEYLDDFRQRLEPYRDEPVVREFGARLDLQAA from the coding sequence ATGGCCGCAAGGCCTCTCGTAGCGCGACAGCCCAACGAACGGCTGCAGGCGCTCATCCAGGAAGCAGGCTGCTCGAACGCCGGGCTGGCCCGCCGGGTCAACATGTGCGGATCGGAGCACGGCCTCGACCTGCGCTACGACAAGACGTCGGTGGCCCGCTGGCTGCGCGGGCAGCAGCCGCGCGGCCGGGCGCCCGGCATCATCGCCGAGGCCATCGGCCGCAAGCTCGGCCGCGCGGTCACGATCGACGAGATCGGCATGGCCAACGGCAAGAACCTCGCCTCGGGCGTCGGCCTCCAGTTCTCGCCGACCGTCCTCGGCGCCATTGAGCAGGTGTGCGAGCTGTGGCGCAGCGACGTGGGGCGCAGGGACTTCCTGTCCGGGTCGTCGGTGGCCTCGTCCGCGCTGGTCGAACCGAGCCGGGACTGGCTGATCTCCGTACCCGACTCGCAGGTCGCGCGGTCGGCGGGGCCGCGGGTCGGGGCGTCGGACGTGGCCGCCGTGCGGGCGATGACCCAGGCGCTGACGAACCTTGACCACCAGTACGGCAGCGGGCATGTGCGGCCGGTGGTCGTCCACTATCTGAACAGCGTGGTGTCGGGGCTGCTCGCGGGCTCGTACCGGGAGGCCGTGGGGCGTGAACTCTTCGCGGCGGTGGCCCGGTTGACGGAGCTGGCCGGGTACATGGCCGTCGACACCGGACAGCCGGGCCTCGCCCAGCGGTACTACATCCAGTCCCTGCGCCTCGCCCAGGCCGCCGGGGACCGCGGGTACGGCGGATACGTACTGGCCGCGTCCATGAGCCACTTGGCGGCGCAGCTCGGAAACCCCCGCGAGATCGCCCAGTTGGCGCGCGCGGCGCAGGAGGGGGCGCGCGGGCGGGTGACCCCGCGCGCGGAGGCGATGTTCTACGCGGCCGAGGCGCGGGGCCACGCCCTGCTCGGGGACGCGCGGGCCACGCAGGCGGTGGCGGGCAGCGCGCTGGCCGCGCTGGAGCGGGCCGAGCCGGACTCGGGCGACGACCCGGCCTGGATCGCGCACTTCGACGCGGCGTATCTCGCGGACGAACTGGCGCACTGCTACCGGGATTTGGGGCAGGCGGAGGCGGCGCGGCGGCAGGCCGAGGCGTCCCTGGCCGGGCATCCTCAGTCGCGGGCGCGGCGCCGGGCGATCGGCCTGGTGCTGCTCGCCACGGCGCAGGTGCAGCAGCGCGAGGTCGAGCAGGCCTGTCAGACGGGGACGCGCGCGGTGGAACTCCTCGGCACGCTGCGCTCGAACCGGGGCGCCGAGTACCTGGACGACTTCAGGCAGCGCCTCGAGCCGTACCGGGACGAACCCGTGGTGCGGGAGTTCGGTGCGCGCCTTGATCTTCAGGCAGCGTGA